ATCAAAGTAACAATGGTACTGTTCATATCTCCGATTGGTTTACGATCTATATGACTGTCTTGAAAACTTGCTTTGATTTCAGTACCAACACCCGGTTTTGAATTGATTTCAAAATCTCCATTACTCTCTTTCGCAGCTTGCTGCAATAGAGAAAGTCCTAATCCCACTCTTCGAGTTGTTCTGGTTGTGTAGAATGGATCGAGTACTTTTTTGACAGTTTCTTCGTTCATTCCTTTACCATTATCCTTTATCTCGATTACAAGCAAATCTTTTTCTTTTTCCTCCCTAATTTTTATGATGATCTTGGAAGCATTTGCTGTAATTGAATTCTCAACCACATCAAGTATATGCAAAGATAGATCTTCCATCTTGATTCTTTAATGCTTTCTTCAATTCATTTACGGTTATATCATCAATCAAGAAAGTAGTGGAAGCCTTTCCAATATCATCGATATAATGAGCGTCGGAGAAAGTGACGAGAGGAAAACCGGATGACATCGGAAAATCAAGCTCCTTTTTACCATAAGTATATCTTGCTGATAATTCCAGACCGTCTAAAGCTAATCCTTCAGGAATAAATCCTAACTGACCGATCAGACTGAATCTTTCCCTGTCAACATGAGAAGCAATAGCAAGTCCGTTCAGGGAATGAATAATTTCGACAATTTCATCGACTGTTAGTTCAGTTGCCCCAATCAACAGTTTTTTATTCAAATCGATAACCTCATTTTGTTCATTGACGACTAATTGATATCCAAAAAGATCCTCATTATTCTCACCCTTCAGGTTCTCATAAACAATTTCCTGCAGTTCGGATAAATCTTTGTCATCATCGAATAGAGCCAGAAGATGCGCTTCTTCTTTTGATGTAACTTCCATTCCGCCAAGAACTTTCAAATTATTCTTTTCTCCTACTTTTTTAAAAACTCCAATATTTTCTGAAGAATTATGATCACAAATACCGATCACATCTAATCCTTTTGAAATTGCTTTTTCTACGATCAAAGTCGGCATCATTCCTAGATCTCCGCAAGGAGATAGGCAAGTATGAATATGCAAGTCCGCTTTGATTTTTTTGAGCATCCTGAAGCAACCTTATCATCCTTTGTTCCCGTGAATTCCTAATTCATAAAGTTTTCCCACAATTTCAAAAGTCTGCAATTCTGTTAACATCAGCGTAATATTTTCCTGTTTTGCTTTCTTTAAAGTAGCTTCCTCCGGTACTCTTCCATTTACTAAAATGATCCCGGCAAGATCCTGCAAATTTGCAACTGCCACGATATTCACATGAGTCTGCAAAGTGATCCAGATATTATCTTTTTGAGCATTGGCAATAACATCACTTAACAAATCGCTGCAATAACCTGCACTAATTTCTCTTTCAAGATTACCGGAAACTACCTTTAAATTAAGTTTTTGCACAATATCATTCAGTTTGATCATATTTCCTCTTTTTAAACCTCACCCCAGCCCTCTCCTGAAAGGAGAGGGAGAAAAATTGACTTCATCAACAATTCTCTCCTAAAAAGTGAAGGAGAATATTGGCTTTATCAACACTACCTCTTAGGAAAGCTGGATCCCGAAACAAGTTCCGAACTACGAATTTTCCTCTCCTTTTAGGAGAGGATCAAGGTGAGGTTTTCATTATTCATCTCGATAATTACTGAGTTTAATAATAATTACTAATCTTGTTCCTTTCTCTACTGTTGATCTTAAAGTCATTTTATCAGTGAATTTTCTTATATTAGGAAGTCCCATTCCAGCTCCGAATCCTAATTCTCTTACCCAGCCGGGAGCAGTTGAAAAACCGGGTTGCATTGCTTTCTCAACATCCGGAATACCGGGTCCTTTATCTTTGATCACAATTCTAATTTGATGAGGTTCCAGATAAGCAATAATTTCTCCACCATCAGTATAAGCAACAATATTGATTTCTGCTTCATAAGTCGAAATTGCTGCTTTGCGAACTATTTCCGGAGAAAGACCGAGTCTATAAAGTGTTTTTTTTAATCCGGTGGCAGCTTCTCCGGCTTTATCGAAGTTTTTACCTTCTATAAAGTATTGAAATTTAAAAAAAACCTCGTCGGCAATAACATCGTTGAAAATATGGCTGGCTCTATATCTTCGTTCTTCTTCATCAGCATAAAGAGTTTCTAATTTTTTTAGAACACCCCTGATGATATCACTTTTCGTCAGAATCCCAACTAATTTTTTTTCATCTCTTGATATCACAGGAAATCGACCATACCCGAATTCATCAAACCTGGCAACAGCATGAACGAGCGGCTCATCAGCATAGAGTGTTATGATATTTTTAGTCATTTTATCTTCTATAGAAGCATTCATCTCCCCATGTTCCAGGCATTTAATAAAATCTTCCATACTGATCAGACCAACCAGTTTATCATCATTTACAACAGGAACTCCCGAAATCCGTTTCTTATACAAAAGATCTCTTAAAGCACTAACCGGCATTATTGAATTAATTGTATCTACATTTTTAGTCATTACATCCTGAACTTTAAGTTCGTAGGTCAATTCCTGGATTTTTGATGTTATTCTTCTGTTGTTCATTTTCTATTCAAAATTATTATAGTCACAACCTCTTAGACCATTTTTGTATAATCGACCACAACTTTCAAAAGTTGTTAGTTTTGTCTTTAAGATCGCAATGTCATTTTTTTTAGCCAAATTTATCATACTTTCTTCAGGTTGTTTTCCCATAACAAAACAAACTGCTCTTATATCAGCTACATTTGCAGTATTAATAACCTGAATATTCAACAGACTGGTTAAGAGAATTGAACCGGGTTTTCCAAAAGCTAAAATTTCGCTCATTAGATCAGACGAACAGCCAATTTGTATTTCTGTTTCCAGTTTATCTTCTCCGGAAAGAACATCCGCTTCCAGAATTTCTTTTATTTCTTTAAGTTTCATCATAATTATTCAACCTTGATTGCATCAAATTTACACACTTCCGAACAAACACTGCATTTAATACATTTACTTTGATCGATTATCTGAGGTTTTTTCTTTTCTCCGGAAATTGCATTTGTCGGACATTTCATATTACAAACAAAACAACCCGTGCATTTATCCTTGATAACCGAATACTTGATGAGAGCAACGCAAGATCTGGCAGGGCATTTTTTGTCTTTGATATGAGCTTCATATTCGTCTCGAAAATGACGGATCGAAGTTAAAACCGGATTCGGAGCAGTTTTTCCTAAACCACATAAGGAGGCTATTTTAATAGATTTCCCTAATTCTTCTAAAAATTCGATGTCTCCTTCTTTTCCATTGCCATTACAGATATTGGTCAGGATTTCATACATCGCATCCAAACCTTCTCTACAGGAATTACATCTTCCGCAGGATTCATCTCTGGTAAATTCGATAAAATAACGGGCAACATCCACCATACAATCATCTTCATCCATGACGATCATTCCGCCGGAACCCATAATCGCTCCAGCTTCCTGCAGTCGTTCATAATCTATTGCCAGATCGAGCATACTTTCCGGAATAACTCCACCGGAAGGTCCGCCTGTTTGCACGGCTTTGAATTTTTTATTATTTGGAATTCCACCACCAATATCATAAACCATTTCTCGTAATGTTATTCCCATTGGAACTTCCACCAGTCCGGCATTGTTTATCTTCCCGGCAAGAGAGAAGACTTTTGTCCCTTTACTTTTTTCCGTTCCGATATTGGCATACCATTTTGCTCCAAAATTAATTATTCTTGGTAAGCTCGACAAAGTCTCAACATTATTGATATTTGTCGGTTTTCCAAAAAGACCTTCTACTACCGGAAAAGGAGGTCTCTGTCTGGGTTCTGCCGGTTCTCCTTCAATCGAATGGATCAAAGATGTTTCCTCTCCACAAACAAATGCCCCGGCACCTTTGAATATTTCCAGATCAAAATTAAAATCTGTGCCGAAAATTCCTTTCCCGAGAAGTCCGTATTCTTTTGATTTTTTGATCGCACTTTTTAATCTTTTGATCGCCAGAGGATATTCACCTCGTACATAAACATAACCCTTTTCCGCACCAATGGCATAAGCAGCGATCAACATTCCTTCGAGCAGAGAATGCGGATCTGCTTCAATGATCGAACGATCCATAAAAGCCCCTGGATCTCCTTCGTCGGCATTACAGATCAAATATTTAGGAGAGCCTGGAGTATTCCTGCAAAATTCCCATTTTTTCCCGGTTGGAAAACCTCCACCACCTCTTCCTCGTAATCCGGAATCCTTTACTTCCTGAATTACCTCTTCCGGAGTCATATTCTGTAAAATCTTGGCTAAAGCATTATATCCGTCACGGGCAATATATTCATCTATTTCTTCCGGATCGATTATTCCTCTGTTCCAGAGAGCGATCAATCTTTGAGAATGGTAAAAAGGAATATCTTCCAATTTTTCAATCGGATATAATGTTTCCGGATGATGATACATCAAGGAATGGACCGGTCTTCCTTTGAGGAAATGTTCTTCCACGAGATGAGGAATATCTTTTTCTTTTAAAAATTGATAAACAACATCATCGGGTTGAACGATCAAGGTCGGACCTTTTGTGCAAAGCCAGCTGCTACCTGTTGGAATTATCTGTATTTCGTTTTCCAGGTTGTGCTTCTTGATCTCTTCTTCAAGTTTGCTCTTGATCTTCAATGCTCCCACAGAAACACACATCGTGCAGGTGCATAACAACACATTACATCTATAAGCCATAATTAAAAACTCCTAAAATTCAAAACATCTAAAATATAAAAAAACCTAAAATACTAAATAACTAAAATACTAAATATCTAAAATACTAAATATCTAAAATACTTAAATATTTAATAAAGAATTTTAATTTCCAGGTGGATAATTCCTTTTACGGAACTCTTTCACTCCCAAAAGCAAGTGCATACTCTTTTACGATATTTCCGCCAAGAATATGTTTATCAAATATTTCTTTCGTTTTTTCAGGTGTGAGATCCACATATTTTACTGGAGGTTGATTTTGAATTTCAACCGTTATCATCGGTTCGCGACTGCATAATCCGGCACAACTTGATGTAGTTAGATTAATATCTGTTAATTTTCGATCTTCGATTTCTTTCATTAATGTATTCATAATAGCTCGTGAACCGGCAGCAATTCCGCATGTTCCCATGTGAACCATGATCTTTGCGCGTCCGCTTCCTTCACGCAGGATCATTGTTCTTTTTACCTTTTCCGCAATTTTTGCTAAATCTTCAGGTTTAATTTTTGGCATTCTCATCCTCCCTGTATTTCTTTATTAACCGTGGAACTTGCGTGACTTTAAAATGACCGTAAATATCATCGTTTACAGTTACTACCGGAGCCTGACCGCAACATCCAAAACAGGAAATCGTATCGAGTCCGAACATCAAATCTTTGGTCGTATTTCCCATATTGACACCAAGTTCTCTTTCAAATGCCTCCAGGATCCTGTTTGCTCCTTTTATGTAGCAGGCAGTTCCAAAACAGACACTGATGGTATATTTCCCTTTCGGCTGCAAGCTGAATGCATTATAGAAAGTAGCTATCTGATATATTTTTGTTAAGGAAATATTGAGTTCCTGCGAGATATATTTCAGGATTTTTTCAGGAAGATAATTATATTCACTGCTAATACTCTGAAGTATAGGCATCAGGTTACCTTTTTTATCTTTAAGTTCTGCCAAAATTGCATCTACTTTTATCTGATCATCCGGTTTGAGAATGACAGGTGTTTTCTCAATCGGATAAAGAGCAACAGTTACCGGACAATGCTGAGTGCAGGCTGCACAACCTGTACATTTATCTTCATCGACATATCTGGGATGTTTTTTTACTTCTACTTTGAAATTGCCGGCATTTCCAACTACATTTTTCAGTTCGGCATTGGTGATGATCTCGATATTCAGATGTCTTCCGCATTCCACTAATTTCGGAGACATCACGCACATAGCACAATCATTGGTAGGAAATGTTTTATCCAACTGAGCCATTGTTCCACCGATAGATGGTGTCTGCTCCAGAAGATATACTTTATATCCTGAATTTGCCAGATCAAGTGAAGACTGAATTCCGGCTATTCCTGCTCCCACGACCAGAACAGAACCGACTTTTTTATTTTCCATTAATCATAACTCCTTAAAAACCTTTTAGAAAAAGAGATCAGAACAAACTCGATTGTTTATTCTCATCACTTCTTCCAAAAAAGGCAGGAGCATTGAAACTCCTGCCAAAATATACTACTCGACCGGATTTGATTCACTTGCGTTCCATTCGTAATAAGCACCATCATAAACACGCACATTCGGATAATCCAAGATCGATGTCAGAACCATATAAACGATTCCCGCTCTTACACTGGAAGCACAATAAAGGATGATTTCCTTATCGGAAGTTATACCGGCATCATTAAACAATTTTGCCAGTTGTTCTTTGGTTTTGAGAGTTTCATCTTCGTTCAGGACATTGTTGTATTCTAAATTGATAGCTCCAGGGATATGACCTTTACGAGAGATATTCTTATCTTCATCAACACCGTTAAATTCATCTGCACTGCGAACATCGAGCAAGATCACATTATCTTTATCTTTATTGGCTTTGACATAATCGATATCTGCGATCTTGTTTTCATCCGGAGATGCGATAAAAGTTGCTGCAGTGATTTCCGTTGCTTTCGGAGTTACTGGTTTACGCGCTTTTTGCCAACTTTTGATATGACCGTCTAAAATGGAAACATCTTTAGCACCCAGATAATCGAAAATCCAGTAAAGCCGACCAGCAAATTTTCCTTTGCCGTTATCATAGATAACGATCTTGCTGTTTTCTGTGATCCCTTTTTCTCCAAATATCTTCGCAATTTCATCAGCACTTTTCAACATTGCACTGATTCCATCTTTTTGATAAAGGTCTTTATGGAAAATGTTCACTGCACCTTTGATATGTTTCTTGCTATAATCAGATGTTTGGCGAGCAGAAACGATTACAACATCTCCGCTTTTTGCCAGTTTTGCCAGATCTTTAGCTGATATGATTCCAGCAAAGATCAGTTGCGATGTGATGACAAGAATGACCAAGATTCCAAATATTTTCTTCATTTTGGTTCTCCTATTTTTATTTTGATTGAACTTGGCTCGCAAAGAAGTGTGAACCGAGGATGATCTCCTGATGAGTAATCCTCGATGCACGCTCTCTTTGTTCGATGCGCATCGAGTCTTGCCTGATCTAAAATTTCACCTGTAATTGCATCAGAATTTCGTCGTTGGAAATCTCGAAAGTTTCTTCTGCTTTGTAGAGATAATTCAACTGCAATCTGGTCCAATCATTAAAGAAATAATTCATTCCGAAAGTAATAATGCTTTGTTTGTCATTTTCGGTATCTAGATCAGGATCATAAGATTCATATTTGACTACAGGCTGCAGATTCCAAGGAGTCATGTACAATGCCTGCAACCAAAAACCACTCTTTTCTAAATCCCATGTATCAATATCAACTGATATTGTTTCTGCGCGTCAACCTCCGCCGCCATCTCCTCCATCAGATGAACCTGATGAATCAGAGGAAGGAGGAACAAAACCTTTTCCTTGAAGATATTCAGCCTGCACTAACAGATCAGAATATTTGAACTGAAATTCTCCAGCATATCGAATGTAATTCTGTTTCTCCATTAATGTATCGAGAGTTATCGCATATTTTGCACTTCCGCCCAAACTTATCATTTCAATCGGATCAAAAGTCAACCTTCCTGTTAATGCCATACTTTTTGTGTTTTGCAGGCTTGAAACTCCGGTTCCGTTTGTTAATGCTAATGAGTATTTAGCAATTTTCTCGATTCCACCATTCAACATCAAGCCAATATCTCTTCCTGGTGTAGTCAGATCATTGACAATTAATGAACGATTGATCGTGTGCAGTCCCTGGCAGGGAGTATTCAATTCCAAACTGAGGGGAGATTTGAATCTTCCCATGGAAAGTTTTACATAAGGAGCAAGTCTGGAATAGGTTATAAATCCATCGAGAAGATAGGGAGCACCTGATTTGGAAGGGCTGAATTCAAACATAATGTAATAACTGAAATCATAGGGAATATTTCCAACAAATCCCATTCTGGCTCGATTAAAATAAAATCGAGAGGAATCATCTTCTGCTTTGAAAAAATATTGATATTGGGTTTGGAGATAACCAACGACATTCACTCCTTCATCGGAAGAAGCATCCATGCAACCCTGAGCATGAACAGCCAAAGGAAGAAACAGGTTTATCAGTAAAATTGAAATTAAAATATTTCGCATATTTTCTCCTAACTTGAAAAAGGAGCAGGAATTGATATCCTGCCCCAAATAATAAATTAAGGATTTGATATATCGTAGTCGTAATCCATTGATGCGACCC
The nucleotide sequence above comes from Candidatus Cloacimonadota bacterium. Encoded proteins:
- a CDS encoding PHP domain-containing protein — encoded protein: MLKKIKADLHIHTCLSPCGDLGMMPTLIVEKAISKGLDVIGICDHNSSENIGVFKKVGEKNNLKVLGGMEVTSKEEAHLLALFDDDKDLSELQEIVYENLKGENNEDLFGYQLVVNEQNEVIDLNKKLLIGATELTVDEIVEIIHSLNGLAIASHVDRERFSLIGQLGFIPEGLALDGLELSARYTYGKKELDFPMSSGFPLVTFSDAHYIDDIGKASTTFLIDDITVNELKKALKNQDGRSIFAYT
- a CDS encoding FAD-binding protein; translated protein: MENKKVGSVLVVGAGIAGIQSSLDLANSGYKVYLLEQTPSIGGTMAQLDKTFPTNDCAMCVMSPKLVECGRHLNIEIITNAELKNVVGNAGNFKVEVKKHPRYVDEDKCTGCAACTQHCPVTVALYPIEKTPVILKPDDQIKVDAILAELKDKKGNLMPILQSISSEYNYLPEKILKYISQELNISLTKIYQIATFYNAFSLQPKGKYTISVCFGTACYIKGANRILEAFERELGVNMGNTTKDLMFGLDTISCFGCCGQAPVVTVNDDIYGHFKVTQVPRLIKKYREDENAKN
- a CDS encoding sulfurtransferase — translated: MKKIFGILVILVITSQLIFAGIISAKDLAKLAKSGDVVIVSARQTSDYSKKHIKGAVNIFHKDLYQKDGISAMLKSADEIAKIFGEKGITENSKIVIYDNGKGKFAGRLYWIFDYLGAKDVSILDGHIKSWQKARKPVTPKATEITAATFIASPDENKIADIDYVKANKDKDNVILLDVRSADEFNGVDEDKNISRKGHIPGAINLEYNNVLNEDETLKTKEQLAKLFNDAGITSDKEIILYCASSVRAGIVYMVLTSILDYPNVRVYDGAYYEWNASESNPVE
- the nuoF gene encoding NADH-quinone oxidoreductase subunit NuoF translates to MAYRCNVLLCTCTMCVSVGALKIKSKLEEEIKKHNLENEIQIIPTGSSWLCTKGPTLIVQPDDVVYQFLKEKDIPHLVEEHFLKGRPVHSLMYHHPETLYPIEKLEDIPFYHSQRLIALWNRGIIDPEEIDEYIARDGYNALAKILQNMTPEEVIQEVKDSGLRGRGGGGFPTGKKWEFCRNTPGSPKYLICNADEGDPGAFMDRSIIEADPHSLLEGMLIAAYAIGAEKGYVYVRGEYPLAIKRLKSAIKKSKEYGLLGKGIFGTDFNFDLEIFKGAGAFVCGEETSLIHSIEGEPAEPRQRPPFPVVEGLFGKPTNINNVETLSSLPRIINFGAKWYANIGTEKSKGTKVFSLAGKINNAGLVEVPMGITLREMVYDIGGGIPNNKKFKAVQTGGPSGGVIPESMLDLAIDYERLQEAGAIMGSGGMIVMDEDDCMVDVARYFIEFTRDESCGRCNSCREGLDAMYEILTNICNGNGKEGDIEFLEELGKSIKIASLCGLGKTAPNPVLTSIRHFRDEYEAHIKDKKCPARSCVALIKYSVIKDKCTGCFVCNMKCPTNAISGEKKKPQIIDQSKCIKCSVCSEVCKFDAIKVE
- a CDS encoding ATP-binding protein; the encoded protein is MEDLSLHILDVVENSITANASKIIIKIREEKEKDLLVIEIKDNGKGMNEETVKKVLDPFYTTRTTRRVGLGLSLLQQAAKESNGDFEINSKPGVGTEIKASFQDSHIDRKPIGDMNSTIVTL
- a CDS encoding CBS domain-containing protein, with protein sequence MNNRRITSKIQELTYELKVQDVMTKNVDTINSIMPVSALRDLLYKKRISGVPVVNDDKLVGLISMEDFIKCLEHGEMNASIEDKMTKNIITLYADEPLVHAVARFDEFGYGRFPVISRDEKKLVGILTKSDIIRGVLKKLETLYADEEERRYRASHIFNDVIADEVFFKFQYFIEGKNFDKAGEAATGLKKTLYRLGLSPEIVRKAAISTYEAEINIVAYTDGGEIIAYLEPHQIRIVIKDKGPGIPDVEKAMQPGFSTAPGWVRELGFGAGMGLPNIRKFTDKMTLRSTVEKGTRLVIIIKLSNYRDE
- a CDS encoding serine kinase, with amino-acid sequence MKLNDIVQKLNLKVVSGNLEREISAGYCSDLLSDVIANAQKDNIWITLQTHVNIVAVANLQDLAGIILVNGRVPEEATLKKAKQENITLMLTELQTFEIVGKLYELGIHGNKG
- a CDS encoding (2Fe-2S) ferredoxin domain-containing protein, whose translation is MPKIKPEDLAKIAEKVKRTMILREGSGRAKIMVHMGTCGIAAGSRAIMNTLMKEIEDRKLTDINLTTSSCAGLCSREPMITVEIQNQPPVKYVDLTPEKTKEIFDKHILGGNIVKEYALAFGSERVP